The following proteins are encoded in a genomic region of Cyclonatronum proteinivorum:
- the ppc gene encoding phosphoenolpyruvate carboxylase, whose amino-acid sequence MRTTRKGIQVNAEGEGISTSLSRQVNLLGSLIGEAVRDQAGKEMFDIVDGLRSKCKTAYIDNNPALREDTRQTINGLALERIDWLLRAYTAFFHMVNKAEQQEIIRINRQRELKADAGKTRAESISQAVAMLKASGLTYEQVVEVLQKMDIQPTLTAHPTEARRRSVLRIQNRISKALGRLGSRTLTPAEEEQEIDEMYRQIKLLLNTDDVRSTRLTVYDEIKNGLFFFTNAIWKTIPLIYRDMRQALLTHYGKAPEMSVFIRYRSWIGGDRDGNPFVTPEVSRFTLQAHRNAVVELYLEALKELRSELSISTRQISVPEKLLDAVAADRKVVTLSEEVESVHKYEPYRIRISQIMAKLQMSFPPDDKGLLRPTKATDEAFVYTFDAFLGDLEFIRECLREQHFPELAENGSIATLIMQVRTFGLSLASLDVRQHSSVFEHTINELFAQAGVTANYARLGEEERIALLSEELKNPRPLVPFSTQLSDKTQDTIDIFHTIRKTTRVDPQAIGSIIISMTHQVSDMLEVLILAKECGLWQLEGNKVNSRIDVVPLFETVEDLENSDKLMARLYENPVYRLHLEARNRFQEIMLGYSDSNKDGGYWMANWSLHLAQEKLARVCRNYDIDFRLFHGRGGSVGRGGGRANQGMLALPPVCHSGRIRFTEQGEVISFRYAHTHVAHRHIEQIVNATLRATASGLGYHKESVEPENGGFSAIMDEIADTSMKAYHGLIHHEDFWPWYTQVTPIEHISRLPIASRPVSRKTGSEVDFGSLRAIPWVFAWTQIRHNIPGWFGVGTALHHQTETEGRLEKLQQMYREWPFFKVVLDNAQREMARANFAIAPYYTGLSEISTIPEMIQKEFSLARTAILQITGQQELLDNNPVIQKSIRLRNPYTDVLNLVQAELMTRWRAKDDSDEGKQLRYLLFTSINGVAAAMQSTG is encoded by the coding sequence ATGAGAACTACCCGGAAAGGCATACAAGTAAACGCCGAAGGCGAAGGCATTTCAACCTCACTCAGCAGGCAGGTTAACCTGCTCGGCTCCTTAATCGGGGAGGCCGTTCGTGATCAGGCCGGCAAAGAGATGTTTGATATTGTGGACGGGCTGCGAAGCAAATGCAAAACGGCCTACATCGATAATAATCCGGCGCTCCGCGAAGATACGCGGCAGACCATCAACGGTCTTGCGCTTGAGCGCATCGACTGGCTGCTGCGGGCCTACACCGCTTTTTTCCACATGGTAAACAAGGCGGAGCAGCAAGAAATCATCCGCATTAACCGGCAGCGCGAATTAAAGGCTGATGCCGGCAAAACCCGGGCGGAATCTATTTCGCAGGCTGTTGCTATGCTGAAAGCATCCGGACTCACGTATGAGCAGGTCGTCGAAGTGCTTCAGAAAATGGACATTCAGCCGACCCTCACGGCGCACCCGACCGAGGCCCGCCGCCGTTCGGTGCTGCGCATCCAAAACCGGATCTCGAAAGCGCTCGGGCGGCTCGGTTCGCGCACCCTTACTCCCGCAGAAGAAGAGCAGGAAATCGACGAGATGTACCGGCAGATCAAGCTGCTGCTCAACACCGACGATGTGAGAAGCACGCGGCTCACCGTCTATGATGAAATCAAAAACGGACTCTTCTTTTTCACCAACGCCATCTGGAAGACCATCCCGCTGATTTACCGCGATATGCGGCAGGCCCTGCTCACGCACTACGGCAAAGCACCCGAAATGTCGGTCTTCATCCGCTACCGCTCCTGGATCGGCGGCGACCGCGACGGCAATCCGTTCGTGACCCCCGAAGTAAGCCGCTTCACCCTGCAGGCGCACCGCAATGCCGTCGTTGAGCTTTACCTCGAAGCGCTCAAAGAGCTCCGCAGCGAACTCAGCATTTCAACCCGGCAGATTTCGGTACCTGAAAAGCTGCTCGATGCTGTTGCGGCTGACCGTAAAGTAGTAACCCTGAGTGAAGAAGTGGAAAGCGTTCACAAATACGAGCCGTACCGCATCCGCATCAGTCAGATTATGGCCAAACTGCAGATGAGTTTCCCGCCTGACGACAAAGGGCTGCTTCGCCCAACGAAGGCGACTGACGAAGCTTTCGTGTACACTTTCGATGCCTTTTTGGGAGATTTGGAGTTTATCCGGGAATGTCTGCGGGAACAGCATTTTCCGGAGCTGGCCGAGAACGGCTCCATCGCAACGCTCATCATGCAGGTACGCACCTTCGGGCTCTCGCTGGCTTCGCTTGATGTGCGGCAGCACAGCTCGGTTTTCGAGCACACCATCAACGAGCTTTTCGCGCAGGCGGGCGTCACGGCCAATTACGCGCGACTCGGTGAGGAAGAGCGCATTGCCCTGCTCAGCGAGGAGCTGAAAAATCCGCGTCCGCTGGTACCTTTCAGCACTCAGCTCAGCGACAAAACACAGGACACCATCGACATCTTCCACACCATCCGCAAAACGACGCGGGTCGATCCGCAGGCCATCGGCAGTATCATCATCAGCATGACGCATCAGGTGAGCGATATGCTTGAAGTGCTGATTCTGGCTAAAGAGTGTGGACTTTGGCAGCTCGAAGGCAACAAGGTGAACAGCCGCATTGATGTTGTGCCGCTTTTTGAAACGGTGGAAGACCTCGAGAACAGTGACAAACTTATGGCACGGCTGTACGAAAATCCGGTTTACCGGCTGCATCTGGAAGCCCGTAACCGTTTTCAGGAAATCATGCTGGGCTACAGCGACAGCAACAAAGACGGGGGCTACTGGATGGCCAACTGGTCACTGCACCTCGCGCAGGAAAAGCTGGCACGGGTGTGCCGTAATTATGACATCGACTTCCGCCTTTTCCACGGCCGGGGCGGTTCGGTAGGGCGCGGGGGCGGACGCGCCAATCAGGGCATGCTGGCACTGCCACCAGTTTGTCACAGCGGGCGCATTCGCTTCACCGAACAGGGTGAAGTGATCTCTTTCCGCTATGCGCATACGCATGTTGCGCACCGGCACATTGAACAGATCGTTAACGCTACGCTTCGGGCTACGGCTTCCGGGCTGGGTTACCACAAGGAATCGGTCGAGCCCGAAAACGGCGGCTTTTCAGCCATCATGGATGAAATTGCCGATACTTCGATGAAGGCCTATCATGGTCTGATTCATCATGAAGATTTCTGGCCGTGGTACACGCAGGTGACCCCCATCGAGCATATTTCACGCCTGCCAATTGCTTCACGTCCTGTTTCCCGTAAAACCGGCAGCGAAGTAGATTTCGGCAGTCTCAGGGCCATTCCCTGGGTTTTTGCATGGACCCAAATCCGGCACAACATCCCCGGCTGGTTCGGGGTCGGAACAGCGCTGCATCATCAGACAGAGACCGAAGGAAGGCTCGAAAAGCTGCAGCAAATGTACCGCGAGTGGCCCTTCTTCAAGGTAGTGCTCGATAATGCGCAGCGCGAAATGGCCCGGGCCAATTTCGCCATTGCCCCGTATTACACCGGCCTGAGCGAAATCAGCACGATTCCGGAAATGATTCAGAAGGAATTCAGTCTTGCGAGAACAGCCATTCTGCAAATCACCGGTCAGCAAGAACTGCTGGATAACAACCCGGTTATTCAGAAATCCATCCGCCTGCGGAACCCTTATACCGATGTCCTGAACCTTGTTCAGGCCGAGCTGATGACGCGTTGGCGTGCCAAGGATGATTCTGATGAAGGCAAACAACTCCGATACTTGCTGTTTACGAGCATAAACGGGGTTGCTGCCGCTATGCAGAGCACGGGTTAG
- the secG gene encoding preprotein translocase subunit SecG has translation MLYSITIVLIAIICVVLIIVILLQSGQGGGLSGGMAGNVGGGAGNMVGARRTADFLSKSTSVLGGTFLVLCLLANFLIDKDPQEGSVIQRSSGFEQPAPPNLQLPQDDATTLPAPAPAPAEQNGGSDE, from the coding sequence ATGCTCTATTCTATTACAATCGTTCTGATTGCTATCATCTGTGTTGTTCTTATCATTGTTATCCTGCTTCAAAGCGGACAGGGTGGCGGACTTTCCGGCGGCATGGCCGGTAATGTTGGTGGTGGTGCCGGTAACATGGTAGGTGCACGCCGAACAGCCGATTTCCTTTCAAAGTCGACCTCCGTTTTGGGTGGAACTTTCCTCGTTCTTTGCCTTTTGGCCAACTTTCTCATTGATAAAGATCCGCAGGAAGGCAGCGTAATTCAGCGTAGCTCTGGCTTCGAACAGCCGGCTCCGCCCAATCTGCAGCTTCCGCAGGACGACGCTACTACACTACCCGCGCCAGCACCTGCACCGGCTGAGCAAAACGGTGGCAGTGACGAATAA
- a CDS encoding MmcQ/YjbR family DNA-binding protein, with translation MDFASFREFCLALPFTDESFPFDEKALVFKVGGKIFAITDVDTFDSVIVKCDPEEAIELRETYPFVQPGYHMNKKHWNSIMIVPALPQELLTKWVRDSYALVYASLPAKLKKALAAGNSA, from the coding sequence ATGGATTTTGCAAGCTTCCGCGAATTTTGCCTCGCCCTGCCATTTACGGATGAGTCCTTTCCGTTTGATGAAAAAGCACTCGTGTTTAAAGTGGGCGGAAAGATCTTTGCCATCACGGATGTCGATACCTTCGACAGCGTGATTGTGAAGTGTGATCCGGAGGAAGCCATTGAGCTGCGGGAAACGTACCCGTTCGTACAGCCCGGCTATCACATGAATAAAAAGCACTGGAACAGCATCATGATTGTCCCGGCCTTACCCCAGGAGCTTTTGACGAAATGGGTACGGGATAGCTATGCACTTGTGTATGCATCGCTTCCGGCGAAGCTCAAGAAAGCGCTCGCAGCCGGAAACAGCGCCTGA